The Egicoccus sp. AB-alg6-2 region CAGCTGTCGTGGACCGCGTTCGTGACCCTGTGGGTGCTGTGGATCTGGGGCGAGATGGAGGCCCGGCACCTGGCGGCCGAGGCGAACGTGACCAAGGGGACGCTGACCGGGGTGCTCGACACGCTCGAGCGCCGGGAGCTGCTCGTGCGCCGCCGGCACGAGGACGACCGTCGCCTCGTCAGCGTTGCACTCACCGAAGCCGGCGAGCAGCTGATCGCCGCGGTCTATCCCGCGTTCAACGCGCAGGAGTCCCACATCGCCGCGCAGATCCCGGGCGACCAGCGCGAGACGATGGCGCACGGTCTGCGTGAGATCGTGCGGCGGCTGGGCGATTGACGCCGCGCCGCGCACCGCCGGCTTGCGCACCTGCGACCGCCCGG contains the following coding sequences:
- a CDS encoding MarR family winged helix-turn-helix transcriptional regulator, giving the protein MTVQPAGSAEGNAAATAPRLDDLIRAERDIVDRLAALDVEVDFDALSVVSNVYRAASAIRRHMEQTVLGPAQLSWTAFVTLWVLWIWGEMEARHLAAEANVTKGTLTGVLDTLERRELLVRRRHEDDRRLVSVALTEAGEQLIAAVYPAFNAQESHIAAQIPGDQRETMAHGLREIVRRLGD